A window from Equus caballus isolate H_3958 breed thoroughbred chromosome 8, TB-T2T, whole genome shotgun sequence encodes these proteins:
- the OGFOD2 gene encoding 2-oxoglutarate and iron-dependent oxygenase domain-containing protein 2 isoform X2, whose protein sequence is MPKGRPNTMNNYGVLLHELGLDEPLVTPLRERFLQPLTALLYPDCGGGWLDSHRAFVVKYALGQDRELGCHYDNAELTLNVALGKTFTGGALYFGGLFQAPSALAEPLEVEHMVGQGVLHRGSQLHGARPLGTGERWNLVVWLRASAVRNRLCPMCCRKPDLVDDEGFGDGFTREEPTTVDVCALT, encoded by the exons ATGCCCAAGGGAAGACCCAACACCATGAACAACTATGGG GTGCTGCTGCACGAGCTAGGCCTGGATGAGCCGCTGGTGACGCCACTGCGGGAGCGCTTCCTGCAGCCGCTAACGGCCCTGCTGTACCCAGACTGTGGTGGAGGCTGGCTTGACAGCCACCGCGCCTTTGTGGTGAAATACGCACTGGGCCAGGACCGTGAGCTGGGCTGCCACTACGATAACGCTGAGCTCACCCTCAATGTGGCCCTGGGCAAGACCTTCACGGGGGGCGCCCTGTACTTCGGGGGCCTCTTCCAG GCGCCTTCAGCCCTGGCCGAGCCCCTGGAGGTGGAGCACATGGTGGGCCAGGGCGTTCTGCACCGGGGCAGCCAGCTGCACGGGGCCCGGCCCCTGGGCACTGGAGAGCGCTGGAACCTCGTTGTCTGGCTCCGGGCCTCTGCTGTGCGAAACCGCCTCTGCCCCATGTGCTGCCGCAAGCCTGACCTGGTGGACGACGAGGGCTTCGGCGACGGCTTCACCCGAGAGGAGCCCACCACAGTGGATGTGTGTGCACTGACTTGA
- the OGFOD2 gene encoding 2-oxoglutarate and iron-dependent oxygenase domain-containing protein 2 isoform X1 has protein sequence MATAGAPRRFCRCACFCSENLYVARYGLHVRFRDEQQLRQDYGPILRSRGCISPKDFQQLLGELEQEVERRRLLGPESAARKALIASSYHPARPELYKSLQDAALAPEFLAATEYSTSPGAGLEGLLQRLETVSEEKRIYRLPVFTAPFCQALLEELEHFEQSDMPKGRPNTMNNYGVLLHELGLDEPLVTPLRERFLQPLTALLYPDCGGGWLDSHRAFVVKYALGQDRELGCHYDNAELTLNVALGKTFTGGALYFGGLFQAPSALAEPLEVEHMVGQGVLHRGSQLHGARPLGTGERWNLVVWLRASAVRNRLCPMCCRKPDLVDDEGFGDGFTREEPTTVDVCALT, from the exons ATGGCGACGGCGGGCGCCCCGCGGCGCTTCTGCCGCTGCGCCTGCTTCTGCTCCGAGAACTTGTACGTGGCGCGCTACGGGCTGCACGTGCGCTTCCGGGACGAGCAGCAGCTGCGCCAGGACTACGGCCCG ATCCTGCGCAGCCGAGGCTGTATCAGCCCCAAGGACTTCCAGCAGCTGTTAGGAGAG CTTGAACAGGAGGTGGAGAGGCGGCGGCTGCTGGGGCCGGAGTCAGCTGCCAGGAAAGCCCTCATCGCAAGCTCCTACCACCCGGCGCGACCCGAGCTCTACAAGTCACTGCAG GATGCGGCTCTGGCTCCCGAGTTTCTGGCTGCGACTGAGTACAGCACGTCACCGGGCGCGGGCCTCGAGGGCCTCCTCCAGCGTCTGGAGACAGTGTCGG AGGAGAAGCGCATCTACCGGCTGCCGGTGTTCACAGCACCGTTCTGCCAGGCcctgctggaggagctggagcacTTCGAGCAGTCGGACATGCCCAAGGGAAGACCCAACACCATGAACAACTATGGG GTGCTGCTGCACGAGCTAGGCCTGGATGAGCCGCTGGTGACGCCACTGCGGGAGCGCTTCCTGCAGCCGCTAACGGCCCTGCTGTACCCAGACTGTGGTGGAGGCTGGCTTGACAGCCACCGCGCCTTTGTGGTGAAATACGCACTGGGCCAGGACCGTGAGCTGGGCTGCCACTACGATAACGCTGAGCTCACCCTCAATGTGGCCCTGGGCAAGACCTTCACGGGGGGCGCCCTGTACTTCGGGGGCCTCTTCCAG GCGCCTTCAGCCCTGGCCGAGCCCCTGGAGGTGGAGCACATGGTGGGCCAGGGCGTTCTGCACCGGGGCAGCCAGCTGCACGGGGCCCGGCCCCTGGGCACTGGAGAGCGCTGGAACCTCGTTGTCTGGCTCCGGGCCTCTGCTGTGCGAAACCGCCTCTGCCCCATGTGCTGCCGCAAGCCTGACCTGGTGGACGACGAGGGCTTCGGCGACGGCTTCACCCGAGAGGAGCCCACCACAGTGGATGTGTGTGCACTGACTTGA